In the genome of Mixta calida, the window TATTGCTGTTAGATCCCACGCCGACATAGAGCTTGCTGCCGTCCGGGCTGGCCAGCAGCGATTTAGTCCAGTGGTGGTTAATGCCGCCCGGCAGATCGGCCAATTCCGTACCGGGATCGGTAATACGCGTCGCGCCCGTTTCATAATGGTAGCGCCTGATGCTGTCGGCGTTGGCGACGTAAAGCGTATCGCCCACCAGCTGTACGCCGAACGGTGAATAGAGATTCTCAAGAAAGATATGCTTTTCCCAGGTTACGCCGTCGCCGCTGGGATTGCGCAGCAGCGTAATGCGGTTGCCCCCTTTGCCGCCCTTGCCGGAGGATTTCTGCACCATTCCCATCACCAGCTGTTTCGGCGCGGTCACCGGCGCGGTGCCGGGACTGTTGGCTTCCACCACCAGCACATCATTATTCGGCAGCACATATACCTGACGCGGATGCATAAAGCCGTCCGCCACTTTCGTGATGCGCAGTCCGCTGGCAACCTTCGGCGTCTCGCCCTGCTTCCAGCTAACGCCCTTCGGCACCTGCATCGGCGGCATCAAGAAGTCCTGCGCCTTCGGCAATACCGGATCGGGCCCCATCTGTTGTTCAGCATCGACAGCAGCCTGTTCATCACAGCCGCTCAGCAACAGCGCGGAAGAGAGCGCCAGCAGTAAAATTGATTTTTTCATCGCGCGACTCCTTCAGCGCTACGCAGGCGCAGAGCAAGCTGAATATTGGCCAGACACAGCAGCGCCACCACCAAAGTAGAGAGGATCACGCCAGCGGGCGCCACCGCATACGCATCGCGGCTGTGCACAAAGGCGTTGAAGATCGCCAGCACAATAGCCAGCAGGTTGGCCCAGAAATGGATTTTCACCGGCGAGGTTTGCGGCCATGAAACGCCGACCCATACCTGCACCAGGTTAATCAGCCGAGGAATAATGGCGATAATCAGGCCGAAAGCGATCAGCCAGCTGGCGCTTTTCGTCCACATCGGGTGAGGACTGTTGAGATAAATAATGTCAAAAATCCATGCGGCGGTGAAAAAGCCGAGCGGGATCGGATTAAGGAATTCATACAGCGCCACAGCAAGCGCAGAGTGGCGTCTGGTCGCATTGGGGTTCATCGGCGGGCTCCTGAAGTAACAAAAAATGACCGGCAACAATGCGCTTGCTGCCGTATCGCTAACCTGAAAAAGATTAGTAAACGTAAAGATTTTCGCGCACTAAACAGGCAAAAATAGTCAAATCCTTCCTGAAAGCGCACAAAAGGATCTTGTGGTTAAGATATATCTTGGATATGTTTCTGCTTTTACTTCAGACGAGACAATCACGATGAGCGCAGACATCACCGCACAGAACTGGCCGCTGCCCACCCGTAAGAAAAACGAGCTGCGGCTGCGTCAGCTCCGCGTGCAGAGCAAGACGCGTATCGGCAGTTTTTACCGCATCGTACTGACCGGCGACGATCTCCAGGGCTTCACCTCCCACAGCTTCGACGATCACATCAAACTCTTTTTTCCTGACGCCGCCAGCGGCGAGCTGAGCCTGCCGGAAGTGGGCGAACAGGGCGTGGTCTGGCCGGAGGGCAAGCGCCCGGCATCGCGCGACTACACTCCGCTGGCGTATGACGCGGCGACCAATCGTTTAACCATCGATTTCTTTATCCATCCGGGCGGCGTGGCGAGCGACTGGGCGGAACGGGCGCAGGAGAACGATCCGCTGGTGATCGGCGGGCCGCGCGGCTCTTTCTGCATGCCGACCGACTACGCCTTCCAGCTCTATCTGTGCGACGAAACGGGCCTGCCTGCGCTGGGACGCCGCCTGGCGGAGCTGCGCGCAGCGCAGGTGGAAGCTGAAGTGCATCTGATGATTATGGCGGACGAAGCGCAGAGCAAAGCCTACCTGCCGCCGCTGGACGGCATCACCTGTCATTTCCTGCCTGCCGGCGATACCGCTATCGCGCACGCCGCGCTGGAGCGACTGCCGATCCCGCCGCAGGGCTATTTTCTCTGGATCACCGGCGAAGGCGATCGGGTAAAAACGCTGCTCGACTACCTGACGGAACAGCGTCAGATTAACGACAGCTACGTGCGCGGCGTTGCCTACTGGCACAGCAAGTAAGCGTCACTTTCCGGTTGCGGCGCGGACCGATCGGGAACGCGCCGTTCCTTATTTATTCTCAAACGTGACGTAAAACGATGAAAGATAAAAACGGTTCCGCCTTTTTTGCCCACAGAAAGCGTAAAGAGCGCCTGCTGGACGCCACCGAGGTGCGCCTGCTGATTTTAACGGTGCTGGCGCAGCGTCCGGCGCACGGCTACGAGATCATCAAGGCGATCGAGGAGCTGTCGCGCGGCGAATATACCCCCAGCCCCAGCCTGGTTTACCCTAACCTGACGCTGATGGAGGAGATGGGCTATATCCAGGCGGTGGCGGAAGAAGGCAACAAGAAAAATCACCTGATCACCGCCGAGGGCGAAGCGCATCTGGCGCAGCAGCAGCCGCAGCTGGAGGCGGTAATGGCGCGTCTGGCGTCGTTGGCGGTGCTGGCTAACAATCGCAGCCAGCCGGAAGTGCAGCGCGCGATCCATAATATGAAGATGGCGCTGAACACCCGCCTGGCCGATGAAAACCTTTCGCAGCAGGCGCTCTACGCCATTGTCGATGTGCTGGACGAGGCGGCGAAAAAGATCGAGCGCAGCTGAGGGCGTGGCGCTGAGTTTTGCGGACGGCCGTACGCAATAAAAACGGCCTCCGTGGGGAGGCCGTAGAAAAAGCGTTGAAGCGGGCCCGCCGACGGCAGGCCCGAAAGCGATTACTCGCTGGTGCGGTAGCGCTCCAGCCAGTGCGCATACGGCGCAGGCAGCACCCAGGCGGCCTTCTCTTCTTTCAGCGCCAGCGCGGCCTGATACGGCCAGTGCGGGTTCGCCAGGTGCGCGCGGCCCACCATCACCAGGTCCAGCTGTTGCTCTTCCACGGTGCGGTTAGCAATAGCCGGCGCATCGATGCCCCAGGCGGAAGCGACCGGAATCTGCGCTTCCCGGCGCACGCGCTCGGCGATCGGCGCAAGGAACGCCGGGCCCCACGGAATATTGGCGTCCGGGGTGGAGAAGCCGATGCTGACGCTCAGCAGATCCAGGCCGTTAGCGCGCATCTGACGGGTCACTTCAATCGATTCCGCCAGCGTTTCCTCGTCGCGGCCATCATATTCGATGACGCCAAAACGCGCGGTCAGCGGCAGGTTTTCCGGCCAGACGTGACGCACGGCTTCCAGCGTTTCCAGCATAAAGCGGCTGCGGCCAGCGAGGTCGCCGCCGTACTGATCCTGACGTTGGTTAGCCTGCACCGAGAAGAAGCTCTGCGCCAGGTAGCCGTGCGCAAAGTGCAGCTCCAGCCATTCAAAACCGGCGTCGCGGGCGCGACGGGCGGCGGTAGCGAAATCTTCACGTACGCGGGCGATATCGTCCAGCGTCATCGCTTTCGGCACCTGCGGCAGATTTGCGCCGAAGGCGACGGCGGACGGCGCGATGGTTTCCCAGCCGCGACCGTCGTCAGCGGCGATATGGTCGTCGCCTTCCCACGGACGGTTAGCGCTGGCTTTGCGTCCGGCATGGGCGATCTGAATGCCCGGCACCGCGCCCGCCGCTTTGATATCACGCGCAATCTGCGCCAGTTTCTCCGCCTGCTCATCGTTCCAGATGCCGAGGCAGCCGGGAGTGATGCGCCCTTCCGGCGATACCGCCGTGGCTTCGACGATCACCAGTCCCGCGCTGCCGCGCGCCAGGCCGCTATAGTGTACGCGATGCCATTCGTTGCTCAGGCCGTCGGTGGCGGTGTACTGGCACATAGGCGGCACCGCGATGCGGTTGCGCAGCGTGACGTCTTTTAAAGAGAACGGTGAAAATAAACCTGACATGTTAACCCCTTCGTTCAGGAAGAAAGAATAGAGCAGAGCCGATCCTGACCGGCTCTGAACGATAACCGGCAGCTCAACGCTGCCGGTTATACCGCCGTCCGCGACGAGGTTTTCTTTAAACCCCCTGTCGCGTTGGCATCTTGTCGCCTGACGCAGCGCGTTCGCGCTGGTTATCAGGTCCAAAGCAGGCTGATAATAGCCCGCCCGCCGTTTTTAAACTTCGCCGTATTTGCTGCGCATCATATTTTCGATCTCCTCCAGGCTCTTGCCGCGCGTCTCCGGCAGCATAAAGAAAACGAAAATGAAGGAGCCGATATTCAGCAGCACAAACAGGAAAAAGGTCTGATTGCCGATGACGCTCAGCAGCAGCGGGAAAGCAAACGCGACCGTCGCGTTGCAGATCCACTGGAAGCAGACCGCGGTGCCCGCCAGCGCGCCGCGAATCTTCATCGGGAACAGCTCGGACATCAGCAGCCAGTAAACCGGCGAAATGCACATCTGCATAAAGAACAGGAACACCAGAATGCACGCCAGCGCCAGATAGCTCTGCGTCAGGTTCTGCGGCAGCAGCGTCAGGGTCAGGCCCAGCGCTATCTGCGTCAGAATCACGATGCTCAGTCCGGTCATCAGCATATGACGACGGCTGAAGCGGCTGACCGCCCAGATGCCCACCAGCGTGGCGAGCACTGACACGATGCCGTTGCCGATGGTGGCGGCGATCGAGGCGTTAGTGCCCATGCCGGTAGTTTTCAGAATGATCGGCGTGTAGTACATAAAGGCGTTAACACCGGTAAACTGCGCCACAAAGCCCAGTCCGCAGCCTGTCAGCAGCACGCGAATCACCCAGCGCTCTTTCAGCAGCGCTTTCACCGACGGTCCCTTACGCGCCAGCCGTTCCTGCTTGCGCATCTCCGCCATCTCTTTGCGCACCTCGCG includes:
- a CDS encoding PQQ-dependent sugar dehydrogenase yields the protein MKKSILLLALSSALLLSGCDEQAAVDAEQQMGPDPVLPKAQDFLMPPMQVPKGVSWKQGETPKVASGLRITKVADGFMHPRQVYVLPNNDVLVVEANSPGTAPVTAPKQLVMGMVQKSSGKGGKGGNRITLLRNPSGDGVTWEKHIFLENLYSPFGVQLVGDTLYVANADSIRRYHYETGATRITDPGTELADLPGGINHHWTKSLLASPDGSKLYVGVGSNSNITENGLDAEYRRAAVLEVDTATGGSRIYASGLRNPTGLQWEPQTGKLWAIVNERDEIGADLVPDYLTSVQEGGFYGWPWSYFGQHVDHRVMPQRPDLVAKAIKPDYALSSHVAPLGLLFYTGSNLPEKYRGGAFISEHGSWDRTPLNGYRVSFVAFRDGKPVGKPEPFVTGFLTDDQKEVRGLPVGLAMDKQGGVLIADDAGNTVWRVTAAGTP
- a CDS encoding DUF2231 domain-containing protein; the protein is MNPNATRRHSALAVALYEFLNPIPLGFFTAAWIFDIIYLNSPHPMWTKSASWLIAFGLIIAIIPRLINLVQVWVGVSWPQTSPVKIHFWANLLAIVLAIFNAFVHSRDAYAVAPAGVILSTLVVALLCLANIQLALRLRSAEGVAR
- a CDS encoding siderophore-interacting protein, producing the protein MSADITAQNWPLPTRKKNELRLRQLRVQSKTRIGSFYRIVLTGDDLQGFTSHSFDDHIKLFFPDAASGELSLPEVGEQGVVWPEGKRPASRDYTPLAYDAATNRLTIDFFIHPGGVASDWAERAQENDPLVIGGPRGSFCMPTDYAFQLYLCDETGLPALGRRLAELRAAQVEAEVHLMIMADEAQSKAYLPPLDGITCHFLPAGDTAIAHAALERLPIPPQGYFLWITGEGDRVKTLLDYLTEQRQINDSYVRGVAYWHSK
- a CDS encoding PadR family transcriptional regulator, translated to MKDKNGSAFFAHRKRKERLLDATEVRLLILTVLAQRPAHGYEIIKAIEELSRGEYTPSPSLVYPNLTLMEEMGYIQAVAEEGNKKNHLITAEGEAHLAQQQPQLEAVMARLASLAVLANNRSQPEVQRAIHNMKMALNTRLADENLSQQALYAIVDVLDEAAKKIERS
- a CDS encoding NADH:flavin oxidoreductase/NADH oxidase, producing the protein MSGLFSPFSLKDVTLRNRIAVPPMCQYTATDGLSNEWHRVHYSGLARGSAGLVIVEATAVSPEGRITPGCLGIWNDEQAEKLAQIARDIKAAGAVPGIQIAHAGRKASANRPWEGDDHIAADDGRGWETIAPSAVAFGANLPQVPKAMTLDDIARVREDFATAARRARDAGFEWLELHFAHGYLAQSFFSVQANQRQDQYGGDLAGRSRFMLETLEAVRHVWPENLPLTARFGVIEYDGRDEETLAESIEVTRQMRANGLDLLSVSIGFSTPDANIPWGPAFLAPIAERVRREAQIPVASAWGIDAPAIANRTVEEQQLDLVMVGRAHLANPHWPYQAALALKEEKAAWVLPAPYAHWLERYRTSE
- a CDS encoding sugar porter family MFS transporter produces the protein MADYPTEQPAVAEAETLTKDTVRQRIFIVVLVATMGALAFGYDTGIISGSLPFMSAAPSQGGLGLNSFTEGLVASSLIFGAAIGSFLSGFFSDRFGRRMTLRSLALLFIAGALGTAVAPTVSTMIAMRFVLGIAVGGGSSTVPVFIAEIAGPKRRAPLVSRNELMIVSGQLLAYVVSTIMSYTLHDPHIWRYMLALAMVPGILLFIGTFFVPASPHWLVSEGRFTEALKVLKKLRETPREVRKEMAEMRKQERLARKGPSVKALLKERWVIRVLLTGCGLGFVAQFTGVNAFMYYTPIILKTTGMGTNASIAATIGNGIVSVLATLVGIWAVSRFSRRHMLMTGLSIVILTQIALGLTLTLLPQNLTQSYLALACILVFLFFMQMCISPVYWLLMSELFPMKIRGALAGTAVCFQWICNATVAFAFPLLLSVIGNQTFFLFVLLNIGSFIFVFFMLPETRGKSLEEIENMMRSKYGEV